The genomic region AACCACAGGATCAGGGTCCTGTGGTTTTATTGGTAAATCAAAAAGTATAAAAACCTTCTGATTTGCATAATGGCAAACTAAGCCTTCGCCAAGTCTTTAGACTTGGCGAAGGCTTAGTTTTTCTTAATAATGCCTAATTATCTGTTTAAAAAGGTTAATTCCTCAAAGCGTTGAATAGCTTCCTTAGGTACATTTTTACCAAATCTAACCATTAATACATTGGCCGGGTGTTCCGTGATATCCGGATCATCAGTGGCTCTTTTCTGTAAACCAACGGTGGAAAATAATTTTGTTAGCATCTTTTGGTAGTTTAACATAGTTAAGCCGCTGTTTTTTAAATCCCAGTGCCAGCAAAATTCAATGGTAATCACGATGTAGTTTTCCACAAAGCTATGAGCAAAGGCCTCCAACAGCAAATAATGAGCTATTTTATCATTACGCCACTCCGGACTTATTTCCACAGCTCCCAATTCCAAAACATAGGGATTTTTACTCCAGCGGCTGTAATCGTCTGGGTAATGAAATGTTACATAGCCAATTATTTTATCTTGAAATCTAGCGATAAATACTTTTCCTTCTGGTAGATTGGATATAAGCATTAACGCTTCCTTTTGGCGGGTGGGGGGACGGAAATTCCTTAGACCTTCATCCATAGATAAGCGTCCAATATAGTCGGAGCTACAAGGTCCTTCCAGGTGTACCAAGCCACGGGAAGTTTTGAGCACTCCGTTATCTACCCTCTTGACTAAAGCAAGATTTTCCTGATCGCCTGAATTGGTATTTAAGACCATGCTCATTAACCCACCTCCCGTCTACCGTTTAGACTACCTTAACGACTGTTAAAGTTAAAAAACGACCTTTTAAATTTATTATATGGTACTTGTGCGGGTATTTACAAGCATCAAACAACCATTAAACAGCCTTTTTTCTTTAGGCAGGTGGCTATGATTTTTCATTGACAAGGGAGGTCTTATTTTAGTTTATAACGACAATAGTCAGGTGGGTTGTAGTCAATATTCGTAAACCTGTGTAAAGTGGCTGCGAAAGCTGTAGGAAATTTTTTACAGATAAAACGCAGGGAACTTTAAAGAAAAAGGGAATATTAGTTTAGGAAAAGGCATATATTTCCAGATTTGCCTGGTAATTATAATACAGGAAGGTGATGGGACTAAGTGGTGGCCAAGCTAAATTCTCTAACTGATGTTTTAAAGAAAACCCTATACTTTTTTGATGGTTTATCGGTAGATGAAATATCCCCTTACGTTCAGAAAAAAATGTTACAGGATTGCAGCACGGAGATGGTTACTGAAAGAATCACGCTTTGTTTAAAGCAACATCAGTGCTTTTATACCGATGAAAATGGTAAATGGCGTTTAAAGCTACAAGGTTTTCCCGAGAACGATCATTTTTACGCCATGTTAATTAAGCGTCAGCAACCCATGGCCCTCCGACAAATAGTAAGTAACTCGGTGGCTAAAAGAAAAAGAATCCGGAAATTAGCGGAAGAAGCCGCATTAATACCGGACGGACGTTTTGTCCAATTGGACAATGGCAATTGGGGATTAACCGAGTGGAACGTTGAGTCCGAGCAATACTCCCTCAAGCACCTGGTTATCAAGGCGTTAAAACTCCATCAGGGTGGCTTATCCACCCAGCAACTTTTTGAAATTGTCAATACCTGGCGACCCACCAGTAAACCGGCTGTACAGCAAATACTAAATAAATTTCCCTATTTTGAGAGGGTCAGTAGTGATGTGTGGATTTATAATCAACCTGCTCACGTATTATATGATGACCTGATCAAAAGGTATTTGAAAATTATCCAAAAACAAAAAAATAAATGGCAAAATGACAGGCAAAGATGGACTCAAAAGACAGAAAATTTGGCCCGTCAATTGCAAGAAATTGGAGCGGCCCAGAAGGAGGCGGCGGCTGCATTAGCCCAACGGGCTTCTATAGTGGAACAATATAATCATCTGGCCACCCAATTATCTGAAAAGGACTTGTTGCTTAATCTACGTAAAAAAGAGATTTTACGTTACCGCCATGAACTGGAACGATTAGATAACAAAGCCAACAGCATCCTTTACCAGTGCCGGTTGTGGGTACGCCGAGCCAGGGAGGCAGAAAGTGAGGTTGCTAGATTAAGACAGTCTGCCGAAAAGACCCAAAACAGTCTGGAAGGATTGTTTAGCAAGCTACAGCAATATAAAGAAAGAGACCGTGAAAATAAGGCTCGCCTGGCAGAATTAAAGGAACGTTATAGTACCAGAGTAGCAGAACTACAAACAGAGATTGTTGAGTTAAAACAAAAATTAGAGAAATACCAGGATAAGGCTG from Desulfotomaculum nigrificans DSM 574 harbors:
- a CDS encoding GNAT family N-acetyltransferase; its protein translation is MSMVLNTNSGDQENLALVKRVDNGVLKTSRGLVHLEGPCSSDYIGRLSMDEGLRNFRPPTRQKEALMLISNLPEGKVFIARFQDKIIGYVTFHYPDDYSRWSKNPYVLELGAVEISPEWRNDKIAHYLLLEAFAHSFVENYIVITIEFCWHWDLKNSGLTMLNYQKMLTKLFSTVGLQKRATDDPDITEHPANVLMVRFGKNVPKEAIQRFEELTFLNR
- a CDS encoding phage-shock protein is translated as MVAKLNSLTDVLKKTLYFFDGLSVDEISPYVQKKMLQDCSTEMVTERITLCLKQHQCFYTDENGKWRLKLQGFPENDHFYAMLIKRQQPMALRQIVSNSVAKRKRIRKLAEEAALIPDGRFVQLDNGNWGLTEWNVESEQYSLKHLVIKALKLHQGGLSTQQLFEIVNTWRPTSKPAVQQILNKFPYFERVSSDVWIYNQPAHVLYDDLIKRYLKIIQKQKNKWQNDRQRWTQKTENLARQLQEIGAAQKEAAAALAQRASIVEQYNHLATQLSEKDLLLNLRKKEILRYRHELERLDNKANSILYQCRLWVRRAREAESEVARLRQSAEKTQNSLEGLFSKLQQYKERDRENKARLAELKERYSTRVAELQTEIVELKQKLEKYQDKAGLEERRLHQDINILSNDLKEALEEGEDLQKSLRLTQQELARVQEEKLQLEKILNRPLVKLVSRVSTFFGW